CTCTGATCGGCCCCAGCTAAACCATTGATGGTGTTAATGAGTAAGGTAAACTCTCGGGCGTATTCGTCTCTGTCTAGGCGGTCAAGGTAACTCAGGCTCTTATCTTTTTTTCTCAGTAGTGTCAGTATATCTTCAGGACTTTTCCCGGCTTTGGTTGCAGCGCTAACAATCTTGTGCCAGTCGATGAGTTTTTGCCTATGAGACTTCAATCTTTCGCCCCCGCTGTCATAGCAGCCGAAGTGACCATAGCACAGCTTTTGAGGTTCAAGAGCGATGAGCTTACCTATGGAAGACAGGTTCTCTTCCAGTTTGAAGGGTGGTGGTGTTGTCGGTCTGACAATGCCCTCAATACAGACCCCAGCCGCTTCACCAGCTATTAACACCCCATTTGCCCTATCGAAAATGCTTAAGTGGTGAGGGGCATGTCCGGGTGTAAGATATATCTCCAGCGTCAGACCTCGGCCTAAGTCGAGCTTCATTTGGTCTGTGGCGACGATAATCCTGTGCTCAGGTACTGGCTCAATCTCACCGTATTCAATCGCGGTCTCACCCAAGGTTTTGAGGCTAGCCTGCCACAGTATTTTGGGGTCAACCAGATGTGGGATGGCTCGACTATGAGCCAGGACTTTAGCCTTGCTCATTTCTCTTAGTGCTGTTCCGGCTCCGCCGGCATGGTCCATGTGGATATGTGTCAGTATGATGTAATCTATTTCACTGGGGCTAAGATTGAGTTCTGCTAAGGCGTGGAGCAAATTAGGTATGGCTGCTTTCGGCCCGACATCGATGATGGCATTTTTTTCACCGCAGAACAGATAGGCTCCTATGAATTTCCCGTATCCCGGTATCGGCGGCTGGAGATTTAGTAACTTGAGATTGGGCGTGATAGTGTGTATTTCCATTTAAGTTCTCTTCGTTTCCAGCAACTGTATATTCTCAGTGTTTGTTACCTATATTCTATGAGGGACTCATGGCAGCTTTGAGCTTTTGGATGAATTCCTGCCGTTTCCGCTCATTGCTGATTATCTGTAGCTTGAGCTTTTTACAGGTCTGCGGGCAGTCCTTGTAGGTAATACCGAGTATTTGATGGATAGCCTCATCGTTTTGTTTTCTGTTGTTAGAAGTGACCTGAATGCCAGCCTCGTCGAAGATTTCCTTAAGATGACGAAAATAGCAAGACATAGAATATTACATCCCTTCCAGAAGGCGACTCTGCGCTTAAATCCTAACACGTTAAAGCCAGGCATCTCAAGCTTTTGTGAATTACTGTCGGGAGTTGCCCTGTTTTATTCACAAATGTAGGGACAGACCTGAAGGTCTGTCCCTACATTATGGTTCTTGTTGACCGGACAAGTCGGTGGTGTTAGAATCTGAAATATAGTGGAACCTGCCTTAATTTACGGCTGCGATGCCCCGATTCTGGCATCGTCATTTTGAGTCTAGTAAGAATGAAAATGGGAAAAGTGGTACAAGACAATGCTGTCATGATAATCAGGCTGGAGCTTGGCCCCTTTGGCACGAATGCCTATATAGTAGTATGTCAGGCAACCAGGGACAGCGTAGTGGTGGATGTACCTGGCGAAGCTGATGAGATTTTAAGACAACTGGCAAATACCAATCCCGAATATATCCTGATAACCCATAATCATTTTGACCACATCGTGGCACTTGATGAGTTAAAGACTAAGCTCAAGGTTCCCGTAGCAGTTCATCCTCTAGATGCTGGCGGGCTGCCGTCTAGTCCGGATATCGAGCTTAATGACGGCGACACCATAGAAGTAGGCAAGCTTAAAATCAAAGTATTACACACGCCAGGGCATACACCGGGAAGCCTGTGCTTTTTAAGAGGCAGATATTTGATATCTGGAGATACCATTTTCCCCGGTGGTCCGGGTAAAACTGGGACACCGGCTGGCTTCAAGCAGATACTGAAGTCTATAGAAAGCAAGCTCTTTGTCTTAGCTGATGATACTGAAGTATATCCCGGCCATGGTGAGGCCACCGTATTAGGTAAGGAAAAGAAAGAATTTGCTATCTTCTCTTCGAAGCCGCATGACGCTAACCTGTGCGGTGATGTTCTCTGGCTATCGTCATAGATGGTCTACCACCATATCTCGACGCGGTAAAAAGTCTCCGCCAGCTTGAACCCTTTCCC
This is a stretch of genomic DNA from Chloroflexota bacterium. It encodes these proteins:
- a CDS encoding MBL fold metallo-hydrolase, giving the protein MEIHTITPNLKLLNLQPPIPGYGKFIGAYLFCGEKNAIIDVGPKAAIPNLLHALAELNLSPSEIDYIILTHIHMDHAGGAGTALREMSKAKVLAHSRAIPHLVDPKILWQASLKTLGETAIEYGEIEPVPEHRIIVATDQMKLDLGRGLTLEIYLTPGHAPHHLSIFDRANGVLIAGEAAGVCIEGIVRPTTPPPFKLEENLSSIGKLIALEPQKLCYGHFGCYDSGGERLKSHRQKLIDWHKIVSAATKAGKSPEDILTLLRKKDKSLSYLDRLDRDEYAREFTLLINTINGLAGADQRQ
- a CDS encoding MBL fold metallo-hydrolase, producing the protein MKMGKVVQDNAVMIIRLELGPFGTNAYIVVCQATRDSVVVDVPGEADEILRQLANTNPEYILITHNHFDHIVALDELKTKLKVPVAVHPLDAGGLPSSPDIELNDGDTIEVGKLKIKVLHTPGHTPGSLCFLRGRYLISGDTIFPGGPGKTGTPAGFKQILKSIESKLFVLADDTEVYPGHGEATVLGKEKKEFAIFSSKPHDANLCGDVLWLSS